The following coding sequences lie in one Lysobacter capsici genomic window:
- a CDS encoding phage tail sheath subtilisin-like domain-containing protein: MSEYLAPGVFVEEVSFRAKSIEGVSTTTTGFVGPTRYGPLNIDPEIVTSLVEFERTYGGRDKLVFDSSVEIDNYMWHGVRAFFEEGGKRIYISRVFTPLDATDTRPGCARGGLSGSPSSMMVFARFPGRAGDARISFVFNVGQSLLSDVGGVTLANSLQPRDVVWIRPRASAPSPAIEDGYYLALWDAASESWAFVSSGEDISAAEARLTDLSAADYELRVITVTVVVQPLNGGDSFVAPDLPLDPKHQRAGSPDSLFAYFAENPASQSRARTLPIVIRADDVAAIGTGTELLNAFFDADPNASTSPPLGLRAALQVSDSTAAERSLAILLSEGNDGSRPTADAYEGEVDNADRKTGLRQFEDLEDISIVAAPGSTFGYADSYALQAPSIVRALIRHAERMKYCIAVLDSGDNMAISEVRAMRAQLDSKYAALYYPWVRVLDPLTQRETHMPPSGFVAGIYARNDVNRAVYKAPANEVVNLALGFERFLNKAQQEVLNPEGINCFRYFEGRGMRLWGARTISSDPEWKYVNLRRYFAYLERSIDKGTQWAVFEPNGEQLWANVRRTIEDFLLNEWQNGALLGDKPEKSFFVKCDRSTMSQNDLDNGRLICLIGVAPLRPAEFVIFRIGQWTADRKV; the protein is encoded by the coding sequence ATGTCTGAGTACCTGGCTCCCGGTGTCTTCGTCGAGGAAGTGTCGTTCCGCGCGAAATCGATCGAGGGCGTGAGCACCACCACCACCGGCTTCGTCGGTCCGACCCGCTACGGGCCGCTCAACATCGATCCGGAAATCGTCACCAGCCTGGTCGAGTTCGAACGCACCTACGGCGGCCGCGACAAGCTGGTATTCGATTCCTCGGTCGAAATCGACAACTACATGTGGCACGGCGTGCGCGCGTTCTTCGAGGAAGGCGGCAAGCGCATCTACATCAGCCGCGTGTTCACCCCGCTCGACGCCACCGACACGCGCCCGGGCTGCGCCCGCGGCGGCCTGTCCGGCAGTCCTTCCTCGATGATGGTGTTCGCGCGTTTCCCCGGCCGCGCCGGCGATGCGCGGATCAGCTTCGTGTTCAACGTCGGCCAGAGCCTGCTGTCGGATGTCGGCGGCGTGACCTTGGCCAATTCGCTGCAGCCGCGCGACGTGGTGTGGATCCGTCCGCGCGCCAGCGCGCCGTCGCCGGCGATCGAGGACGGGTATTACCTGGCGTTGTGGGACGCGGCCAGCGAAAGCTGGGCGTTCGTCTCCAGCGGCGAGGACATCAGCGCCGCCGAGGCGCGCCTGACCGACCTGAGCGCGGCCGATTACGAACTGCGGGTGATCACCGTCACCGTGGTGGTGCAGCCGCTCAACGGCGGCGACAGCTTCGTCGCCCCGGACCTGCCGCTGGACCCGAAACACCAGCGCGCCGGCAGTCCCGATTCGCTGTTCGCCTATTTCGCCGAAAACCCCGCCAGCCAGAGCCGCGCGCGCACCTTGCCGATCGTGATCCGCGCCGACGACGTCGCCGCGATCGGCACCGGCACCGAACTGCTCAACGCCTTCTTCGACGCCGACCCGAACGCCTCGACCTCGCCGCCGCTGGGCCTGCGCGCCGCCTTGCAGGTCAGCGACAGCACCGCGGCCGAGCGCAGCCTGGCGATCCTGCTCAGCGAGGGCAACGACGGTTCGCGTCCGACCGCCGACGCCTACGAAGGCGAGGTCGACAACGCCGACCGCAAGACCGGCCTGCGCCAGTTCGAAGACCTCGAAGACATCTCGATCGTCGCCGCGCCCGGCTCGACCTTCGGCTACGCCGACAGCTACGCGCTGCAGGCGCCGTCGATCGTGCGCGCGCTGATCCGCCACGCCGAACGCATGAAGTACTGCATCGCCGTGCTCGACAGCGGCGACAACATGGCGATCAGCGAAGTGCGGGCGATGCGCGCGCAGCTCGATTCCAAGTACGCCGCGCTGTACTACCCGTGGGTGCGGGTGCTCGATCCGCTGACCCAGCGCGAGACGCACATGCCGCCGTCGGGGTTCGTCGCCGGCATCTACGCGCGCAACGACGTCAATCGCGCGGTGTACAAGGCGCCCGCCAATGAAGTCGTCAACCTGGCCCTGGGCTTCGAACGCTTCCTCAACAAGGCCCAGCAGGAAGTGCTCAACCCCGAGGGCATCAACTGCTTCCGCTATTTCGAAGGCCGCGGCATGCGCCTGTGGGGCGCGCGCACGATCAGCTCGGACCCGGAATGGAAGTACGTCAACCTGCGCCGCTACTTCGCCTATCTCGAACGCTCGATCGACAAGGGCACCCAGTGGGCGGTGTTCGAGCCCAACGGCGAGCAGCTGTGGGCCAACGTGCGCCGCACCATCGAGGACTTCCTGCTCAACGAGTGGCAGAACGGCGCCTTGCTCGGCGACAAGCCGGAGAAGTCGTTCTTCGTCAAGTGCGACCGCTCGACGATGTCGCAGAACGACCTCGACAACGGCCGCCTGATCTGCCTGATCGGGGTCGCGCCGCTGCGCCCGGCCGAGTTCGTCATCTTCCGCATCGGCCAGTGGACGGCCGACCGCAAAGTCTGA
- a CDS encoding DUF4255 domain-containing protein: protein MANYRAIAATSTALAGLLRDRYPREEFGAGLDVSLYQTRDFENPMQDGFSVYLFRTAINGAVRNLTLRRSPDGKRFRPSLPIDLYYMITPWAQDTERQLRMLGWAMRLMEDTGVLSAGHLNHYMPETDTFAPHEAVELICDPLSLADYLTLWDRLRRLPPSATYALRMVLIDSDVTIEDGPAVQTRRFQMETAT from the coding sequence GTGGCCAACTATCGCGCCATCGCCGCCACCAGCACCGCCCTCGCCGGCCTGCTGCGCGATCGCTATCCGCGCGAGGAATTCGGCGCCGGCCTGGACGTGAGCCTGTACCAGACCCGCGACTTCGAAAACCCGATGCAGGACGGCTTCTCGGTCTACCTGTTCCGCACCGCGATCAACGGCGCGGTGCGCAATCTCACCCTGCGCCGCTCGCCCGACGGCAAACGCTTCCGCCCGTCGCTGCCGATCGACCTGTACTACATGATCACGCCGTGGGCGCAGGACACCGAACGCCAGTTGCGCATGCTCGGCTGGGCGATGCGGCTGATGGAAGACACCGGTGTGCTCAGCGCCGGCCATCTCAACCACTACATGCCCGAGACCGACACCTTCGCGCCGCACGAAGCCGTCGAACTGATCTGCGATCCGTTGTCGCTGGCCGACTACCTGACCTTGTGGGATCGCCTGCGCCGGCTGCCGCCGTCGGCGACCTATGCCCTGCGCATGGTCTTGATCGATTCGGACGTGACCATCGAAGACGGCCCCGCGGTGCAGACCCGGCGCTTCCAGATGGAGACCGCGACGTGA
- a CDS encoding sigma-54 interaction domain-containing protein: MEVPCWAVVPLANASAERRAVLAALADCPHLRLLPDGYLQTAIRSADGIVLVSGADALDAVLECIATIRRERPRMAIVVSMRDADEFGLDAVIRAGVSDFVSLPATCAEWGARLQRAGADKISALDAVAISSAPIESGEPSAPEPTPAIRGFVHASPACAAIAARLPVLAGCDASVLIVGETGTGKEVCAQAIHYLSKRADRPWVAVNCGAIPVDLVENELFGHVKGAYTHAHSACTGLVREAEGGTLFLDDVDCLPLSAQAKLLRFLQEREYRPVGSNTVHRADLRVIAASNCNLCVLAQNGGFRQDLYYRLNVLNLTLPPLRQRREDIALLARHFSAHFSREFGRPYGRCGPAFTPGAMDLLLAHDWPGNVRELRHVIERAVLLARGSMLVREDIQIDGAQGGEPDANELASIADAERASFRSAKQRVVDDFERGYVERLLAVHGGNVTHAAMAAKKDRRAFFELMRKHRIEPSRFRSFEHEPG; this comes from the coding sequence ATGGAAGTGCCGTGTTGGGCGGTGGTGCCGCTGGCGAACGCATCGGCCGAACGACGCGCGGTGCTGGCCGCGCTCGCCGATTGCCCGCATCTGCGGCTGCTGCCCGATGGCTATCTGCAGACCGCGATACGCAGCGCCGACGGCATCGTGCTGGTGTCGGGCGCCGACGCGCTGGACGCGGTGCTCGAATGCATCGCCACGATCCGCCGCGAACGCCCGCGCATGGCGATCGTGGTGAGCATGCGCGATGCCGACGAATTCGGACTCGACGCGGTGATCCGTGCCGGCGTCAGCGATTTCGTATCGCTGCCGGCGACCTGCGCCGAATGGGGCGCGCGATTGCAGCGCGCCGGCGCCGACAAGATATCGGCGCTCGATGCCGTTGCCATTTCGTCGGCGCCGATCGAATCCGGCGAACCCTCCGCACCCGAGCCCACGCCCGCGATCCGCGGCTTCGTCCACGCCAGCCCCGCCTGCGCGGCCATCGCCGCGCGCCTGCCGGTGCTGGCCGGCTGCGACGCCAGCGTGTTGATCGTCGGCGAGACCGGCACCGGCAAGGAAGTCTGCGCGCAGGCCATCCATTACTTGTCGAAACGCGCCGACCGGCCGTGGGTGGCGGTCAACTGCGGCGCGATCCCGGTCGACCTGGTCGAGAACGAATTGTTCGGCCATGTCAAAGGCGCCTACACCCACGCCCACAGCGCCTGCACCGGACTGGTCCGCGAGGCCGAGGGCGGCACCTTGTTCCTCGACGACGTCGACTGCCTGCCGCTGTCGGCGCAGGCCAAGCTGCTGCGTTTCCTGCAGGAGCGCGAGTACCGCCCGGTCGGCTCCAACACCGTGCATCGCGCCGACCTGCGGGTGATCGCGGCCAGCAACTGCAACCTGTGCGTGCTCGCGCAGAACGGCGGCTTCCGCCAGGACCTGTATTACCGGCTCAACGTGCTCAACCTGACCTTGCCGCCGCTGCGCCAGCGACGCGAGGACATCGCCCTGCTGGCGCGGCATTTCTCCGCGCATTTCTCGCGCGAGTTCGGCCGTCCCTACGGCCGCTGCGGCCCCGCGTTCACGCCCGGCGCGATGGACCTGCTACTCGCTCACGATTGGCCGGGCAATGTGCGCGAACTGCGCCACGTGATCGAACGCGCGGTGTTGCTGGCGCGCGGGTCGATGTTGGTCCGCGAGGACATCCAGATCGACGGCGCGCAGGGCGGCGAGCCGGACGCCAACGAATTGGCGTCGATCGCCGATGCCGAACGCGCTTCGTTCCGCAGCGCCAAGCAGCGCGTGGTCGACGACTTCGAACGTGGCTATGTCGAACGTCTGCTCGCCGTGCATGGCGGCAACGTCACCCACGCCGCGATGGCGGCGAAGAAGGACCGCCGCGCGTTCTTCGAATTGATGCGCAAGCACCGGATTGAGCCGAGCCGGTTTCGGTCGTTCGAGCATGAGCCGGGGTAA
- a CDS encoding peptidoglycan-binding domain-containing protein: MADNNQWTLGETSRRYETGGRGAGTISTGRGDNGGVSYGSYQLSSRAGTLREYLNQSEYRDQFAGMAPNSPEFNEKWRELARTEPQFAQDQHDFIKRSHYDPQVDRLKDRGIDLSDRGPAVHDALWSTSVQFRALTPRIFEKGLQEKFGENYDLTKLSDKDIVEAVQDYKINHNEQLFSKSPRLWDALENRAQNEKTDLVRLAEQDRTQQQGQPGQNAPDNTGQQPARAPHGTDNGASSVEIRQLQERLSHLGYTDAQGQPLEADGKLGQKTEEAIKAFQRDHDLKVDGIAGPRTLEALKTAEPSKPHQDGAAPPSTAQDPLLSDPGHPDHAMYKQALNGIEKLGAAAGFKDQAERERAAAALTFEAKASGLKQIDSVAQNTTGTGLFAVEGALDDPANKRAYVEKGVAVQQPVEKSSELLRQGQELPQQPGPEPVPATPSPRPLSA; encoded by the coding sequence ATGGCCGACAACAACCAATGGACCCTGGGTGAAACCTCACGACGTTACGAAACCGGGGGCCGTGGAGCCGGTACGATTTCAACCGGCAGGGGCGACAACGGCGGTGTTTCCTACGGCTCTTACCAACTGTCCAGCCGAGCCGGAACGCTGCGCGAATACCTGAACCAGTCCGAGTACCGCGACCAGTTCGCGGGAATGGCCCCCAACAGCCCCGAGTTCAACGAAAAATGGCGTGAGTTGGCCAGAACGGAACCACAGTTCGCGCAGGATCAACATGACTTCATAAAGCGCTCGCACTACGATCCGCAAGTAGATCGCCTGAAAGATCGCGGCATCGACCTGAGCGATCGCGGTCCCGCGGTACACGATGCGCTATGGAGCACTTCCGTCCAGTTCAGGGCGCTGACACCGCGCATTTTCGAAAAGGGACTGCAGGAAAAATTCGGCGAGAACTATGACCTGACCAAGCTATCCGACAAAGACATCGTCGAGGCTGTCCAGGATTACAAGATCAATCACAACGAGCAGCTTTTCAGCAAATCACCAAGGCTATGGGATGCATTGGAAAATCGAGCACAGAACGAAAAGACCGATCTGGTTCGATTGGCGGAGCAAGACCGCACCCAGCAGCAAGGGCAGCCGGGCCAGAATGCTCCAGACAATACCGGACAGCAGCCTGCGAGAGCGCCGCACGGCACGGATAACGGCGCGAGCAGTGTCGAAATACGGCAACTGCAAGAACGCCTTAGTCATTTGGGCTATACCGACGCCCAAGGCCAGCCGTTGGAAGCAGACGGCAAACTCGGCCAGAAAACCGAAGAGGCCATCAAAGCCTTCCAACGCGACCATGATCTGAAAGTGGATGGCATCGCTGGCCCGCGCACGCTTGAGGCACTGAAAACGGCCGAGCCGTCCAAGCCCCATCAAGACGGAGCGGCGCCGCCCAGTACCGCTCAAGACCCCCTTCTGTCCGACCCCGGTCATCCCGATCATGCGATGTACAAGCAAGCGCTCAACGGTATTGAAAAGCTCGGCGCTGCGGCTGGCTTCAAGGATCAGGCCGAGCGCGAGCGCGCCGCAGCGGCGTTGACCTTCGAAGCGAAGGCCAGCGGCTTGAAGCAGATCGACAGCGTGGCGCAAAACACCACCGGCACGGGACTGTTCGCAGTCGAGGGCGCGCTGGACGATCCCGCCAACAAACGGGCTTACGTGGAAAAGGGCGTGGCGGTTCAACAACCTGTCGAAAAATCCAGCGAATTGCTGCGCCAAGGGCAGGAATTGCCGCAGCAGCCCGGTCCCGAACCGGTACCCGCCACACCGTCGCCCAGACCGCTGTCGGCTTGA
- a CDS encoding lysozyme inhibitor LprI family protein: MRLLSVKTTLCLILVTGCSAPSRADKAVSTTTNAESVQQKSRGANDSRGQEKPIAESITAPQNKGDQNVLRPSYDKCLDATGGVTPEIQDCIAEEYDFQDDRLNKVYQSLLAKLPKEDQEALRVEQRKWVSKRDAECEIDSGAGQGQRLEANDCLLEMTAKRASELEQR, translated from the coding sequence ATGCGACTGTTGAGCGTAAAAACCACCCTCTGCTTGATCCTTGTCACGGGCTGCTCGGCACCCAGCCGCGCCGACAAGGCCGTATCCACCACAACCAATGCCGAATCCGTGCAGCAAAAATCAAGGGGCGCTAACGATTCGCGCGGACAGGAAAAACCGATCGCTGAGTCCATTACCGCTCCGCAAAACAAAGGAGATCAAAACGTGCTTCGTCCTTCCTACGACAAGTGTCTCGATGCAACCGGCGGCGTCACACCCGAAATTCAGGACTGCATCGCCGAAGAGTACGACTTCCAAGACGACCGCCTTAACAAGGTCTATCAATCGCTTCTTGCCAAGCTGCCCAAGGAAGATCAGGAAGCGCTCCGCGTCGAACAACGTAAATGGGTGTCCAAGCGCGACGCGGAATGCGAGATCGATAGCGGCGCGGGTCAAGGCCAACGATTGGAAGCCAATGACTGCCTGCTGGAGATGACCGCCAAGCGCGCCTCGGAGCTGGAACAACGATAG
- a CDS encoding DUF4189 domain-containing protein, with amino-acid sequence MKPCHATGLLLLLTANLASAEGACPPGQYQTTPPGVAGPVGCAPIPEREKTRQQWTNQWGALANDGQKTWGISESMPSKKMAISEAMDDCLTRGGKSCKLKLVYSNQCAAIVGTQKNSVVSRAATKDKAINFAADDCRRKAGNNVCWTYYSGCSLPIKTGE; translated from the coding sequence ATGAAGCCATGTCACGCAACGGGACTGTTGCTTCTATTAACGGCCAATCTCGCCTCAGCGGAGGGCGCCTGCCCCCCTGGCCAATACCAAACGACGCCACCGGGTGTAGCGGGCCCAGTCGGCTGCGCACCAATTCCAGAACGAGAAAAAACAAGACAACAGTGGACCAATCAATGGGGCGCACTTGCCAACGACGGGCAGAAAACCTGGGGTATATCCGAGAGCATGCCAAGCAAGAAAATGGCAATTTCCGAAGCCATGGACGACTGTCTGACCAGAGGCGGAAAAAGCTGCAAGCTCAAGCTCGTATATTCTAATCAATGCGCAGCGATTGTAGGAACACAGAAAAATTCCGTCGTATCGCGCGCCGCAACTAAAGACAAAGCGATCAATTTCGCTGCCGATGACTGCCGCAGAAAGGCCGGCAATAATGTGTGCTGGACCTATTACTCAGGCTGCAGCCTACCGATAAAAACTGGCGAGTGA
- a CDS encoding type IV secretion system protein, whose translation MDALLCLHDWLTPHIQGVGDFAFFKLISEYFDHKIDQFGLRLMARMMKWVGAISLTLVTLWVMIAGYRMATGQSRDSMMALVVSMAKIAVIITVATSMSWAGTNLHRFVTVDLDREIHSLFVGTAQSSSDAIDKNLAFMQVALSAIDAVQVPDRDPALQRKKEQALLFAGIGTASPPMAAGAMQLLFKFSIALSIGLAPLFILCLVFEQTKDLFRRWLLYTIGTLFSMSLLSVVTGWVMELMAKIAVLLWVNKALNGILGSAAEGMTTQAMFQGGIGLLMTVLIVTAPPLAAAYFQGTLGNFMSYSAFAGKDKEYVCWEGQEYGPAALYILRKSREWADSGSQSGYSGLTATPHAL comes from the coding sequence ATGGATGCGCTGCTTTGCCTGCACGACTGGCTCACCCCGCATATCCAGGGCGTGGGCGACTTCGCCTTCTTCAAACTGATCAGCGAGTACTTCGACCACAAGATCGACCAGTTCGGCCTGCGCCTGATGGCGCGGATGATGAAATGGGTCGGCGCGATCTCGCTGACGCTGGTGACGCTGTGGGTGATGATCGCGGGCTACCGCATGGCCACCGGCCAATCGCGCGATTCGATGATGGCACTCGTCGTCAGCATGGCCAAGATCGCGGTCATCATCACCGTCGCCACCAGCATGTCCTGGGCCGGCACCAACCTGCACCGCTTCGTCACCGTCGATCTTGACCGCGAAATCCACTCGCTGTTTGTTGGCACAGCGCAGAGCAGCAGCGACGCGATCGACAAGAACCTCGCTTTCATGCAGGTCGCGCTGAGCGCGATCGACGCGGTGCAGGTGCCCGACAGGGACCCCGCCCTGCAGCGCAAGAAAGAGCAGGCCCTGCTGTTCGCCGGCATCGGCACCGCCAGCCCGCCGATGGCCGCCGGCGCGATGCAACTGCTGTTCAAATTCTCCATCGCCTTGTCGATCGGCCTGGCGCCGTTGTTCATCCTGTGCCTGGTCTTCGAACAGACCAAGGACCTGTTCCGACGATGGCTGCTGTACACCATCGGCACGCTGTTCTCGATGTCGCTGTTGAGCGTGGTCACCGGTTGGGTGATGGAGTTGATGGCGAAGATCGCGGTGTTGCTGTGGGTCAACAAGGCCTTGAACGGGATCCTGGGCAGCGCCGCCGAGGGAATGACCACGCAGGCGATGTTCCAGGGCGGCATCGGCCTGCTGATGACGGTGCTGATCGTGACCGCCCCGCCTCTGGCGGCAGCCTATTTTCAGGGGACGCTGGGGAACTTCATGTCGTATTCGGCGTTTGCTGGGAAGGACAAGGAATACGTTTGCTGGGAAGGACAAGAATACGGACCGGCGGCACTATACATACTACGCAAGAGTCGTGAATGGGCGGACAGCGGCTCACAATCGGGCTACAGCGGCCTCACAGCAACACCACACGCACTGTAG